ACATCATGTAGTAGTGCTgtaatacagtactactacaGGGGCTGACTGTACTATAAGAGTATGGGACCTCAGTCTAGCTGTACTGGTGTGTGAGTTCAAGAGACATCAAGACACTGTGCATAGTTTAGTGTTCAGTAGAGATGGAACATTACTAGCATCAGGTGAGCTGTTAATGATGGTGTCTGCTTGATGACATCATGCTAAACAGTTTAAAGGAAAACTTTTTCACCACATTAGCTGTTATATGGTAGTATACATAAATCCACCAAACTCTTCTCCAAACATTTGCCTAAGTTTCATAGCTTAATTTAATAGACCTAATTATTAAAATATACTTGGTACAGAGTAGTAAACATTAACAGAATCTTGTTGGCAAGTTGATAGTTTACACCAATCCTTATCAATTGTATGTAATTTTAGCTATCAAAACTTGTATTACCTAATACTCTGCCAATAAAATTAACTTTTACATTTTGAGGAAACTTGCTGACTAGAGAAGTTATTTGTGAAGTTACGTTAttggcaagagttaataatatggagTTATTAGGTGGATCAGTGTGTGAGTCATGAGTCAGGGTTAATAGTCAGGGTTATGAATCAGGTTATGAGTCAGGGTTAATACTTTACAAgattaataatattgtattaggTGGTATGGATCAGTGTGTAATATTGTGGGACACTTCAGTGTTTGAGGAAGAACAGAGAAGGAAGAATGCCTCCACAGAAGGGTATGATAATAACAACATGTAATATAAACCTGTTAGTCCTGTTCTACAGGTTATTGAGTCGGTTCCCTACCAAGTCCACTCCAATACATAAACTACACTTCACCAGGAAGAACTTGTTATTAGCAGTAGGACCATATACTAGTTAAGGTGTAGCAATAGTTGGTAATAGTTTAGTAATACTGGCCTCTCCAGTAATAGTCTCTTGTACAATATTGAGTATTGTTCCATTGAGCACATCCTCAACAAGCCCATGAAAGTCTGGCAGGCTGTTAAGAGGGGAGGGAGCAAGTATAATAACATTATCTTGGTGTAAACTTTTCTTACTGTTTAATAGAGTCTTCTAACATAATCAATTGTTCAGTAGTGTTGGTATGTAGTTGAGCACTCTTCACTACACTAGTAATACTACTAGTAGAGCTATGCTCCACCTGTTAACAAGTGATAATAAAATGTTGCTATGAAACCCACTCCttgtggacaccttgataatcaggacacttgtccatggtctcatttgtattagtatacacacatttagacccctgaaattaGGACagcttgataatcaggacacttgtccatggtctcatttgtattagtgtacacacatttagacccctgaaattaggacaccttgataatcaggacacttgtctatggtcccatttgtattagtgtacacattgaaatcaggacacctcactaatagggGCACTACATGGTCTCAACAGAGAGATTGTATAGTACACATCTTACTGTAGTGTCTCCAGTCTTCTGGGAGATGTTGTACCCCTCTGACGTCATGTCATCATGACCCTCGTCATGTGGCATCACATGACCCGTAAGCTGTTGATCCTTTGAGATGTGCTCAAGAGCTGCAGCGTACGAGTGTCTAGCATGAGCTTGTCCACCTGTATTCCTGTTCCTTTGGGTGTACTGCATAAAGAAGGGGAGTGGCTCCTCTGTGATGCTCCGTACAGCATCAGTGAAGTTACCATCAGATAACAGATCCCTACAAAATAGTGATGGTAGTATTAAGCCTGAAGTCATGTTTACATCAGATTTTCTACAAAACATAGTATGGGTGGGTGGGGCATTATGATGGCTGCTGAATGTGACCTCATAGGGATTCTTGTCTTCATAGACTAATGATAGCAAGTGAAGCGATACTAATTGTTTCATGGTGAAGTAAAGCAGTTAGGGACCTGCCAATTACACTTTTtcttatgcttttgagcagaaCTCAAATATTTTTTGCCTAATTTATGTCTCAGTTCCTATGTTTTGCAAATAAATGATAATAAATGATTGATATACTTTAGTGGAACAGTCAGCTGtgtaattgttctattagagtatattgatctttattGACAAGCAAGGGTCCATAGTATTGCACAACTATTCTGCCTACAGTGCtaacattatgctcaatgcttccAGTTCTTTAGCTAATAATGGAGTTGTAATACATGTGGGTCCTCATGAACTGATGAAAAACAAATCAACTAACTTGAGCATCAGAGTTGTAATACTGGTTACCATTTGTTTCTCTTCAGTACTAACTATTTCTGAGGCAGTGTTTGGGTGTGTATCCATAGTGACTGCTTGCCTGTATCAACAATATACAATATTGCTACAACATGGCCCCCACAATACCTGTCAATGAAGAACAAGTGGAAGTCATCAAATTGTTGACAATAGTCTGACACTGCGTGTGTCGTTGCCGTAATGGTGAGCTGTAAATAGAATGGCTCAGGAGGTTTTGGTTGCTATGGACACAACACCACCAATAAAGGGAACACAATCATATACACTTACTGATGGTGGGGACTTTGATTGTTTCTTAGTCCTAGGACGAGTCTTTGGCTTCACTGACAAGTCACTACATATATTAAGGGAATGGCAGCTGATAGCAATAATAATGTCTCACAGTTTGTTCCATTGTTCATAGTCCAGTTGTGGTGACTGACCAATAGGGGGGAGTGCCTGGAACACAACCAATGACACTCGTGATGACATCACCTTAAGTCAGGCTATACCAAATTACACTTTTATGTTTTCTGCTGTGACCCAGCATTGACAGGTTGaatcctgactgctttattagagtataatatgATGTTTTTAGGGCCCCTGATCAATTTGCTAAACTTGTACAACCAGTACAGCTGACACACAGGGTGAGGAAGGTGGGGTGTACAGCACAACTGTTGTATGGCTATAGAATTTCTGGGGTACAACTGTATTATTTTTGCAAAGTAAAGGCTtgaaaattgatgctaaaaacTGTTTAAACATGAAACTAataatgccaatctatactgcaacttccaAGAATTCTGAAAACTTGCTTTTCATCATACCCCCCTTAGAATTGACTATGTTATCCACCTTAGAATCTATATAGCTTAATTTTGTTTAGCTTCTTGACAAGCAGTGTTtgtaaaacattaaatatggCATGTACTTACAGCCAGCCCCCCAGTTACATACCATGTTCTTACAACCCCCCCCCCATGACAGTTACATACCATGTCCTTACAACCCCCCCATGACAGTTACATACCATGTCTTTACAACCCCCCCATGACAGTTACATACCATGTTCTTACAATCCCCCATGACAGTTACACACCATGTCCTTACAACCCCCATGATAATTACACATCATGGATTGGCCTCACCTGATACTTCTTGAGGTCATCAGTAATGGTGAAGAGATGTTGTCTCTCTTCTTCCTTCTCCTTCCACACCTCTAACTGTTCCTTGTACGACATCACGGCTGTCTCATCCATCAGCTGTATGGTCACTGGTTATATGAGGACACACCTACACCACACCCCTCACCTCACACACTATAGTGAAGTGGTATAATTGAGGAGCTGACTGGGAGAAGAATACTATCCTACACATTGTAGTGTCCATTGGCTGTAGGTAGCCAGATGATGGGCTGAATGTTAATACCTACATCATGTAACATATACCAGCTATATCCTAACACAGTAGTCATCATATAATGGGTAACTATATCCTAACACAGTAGTCATCATATAATGGGTAACTATATCCTAACACAATATTACTGTGTGTTATGTACAAAGTTTCAAAGTACATAATTTTCGAGGTGTTTAATTGTCAAACAATCTTTGAAGCATTTTTGCTTGTTAAGCATGATCACTAAAGCTTGAAGAAGTGGCCTCTACAAGAGACACCAGCTCACCTGTTGACTATTGTCTGATGGTAGTTTCCAGGACACAGTATGGGAAGTGTTATTCCTTAAGAATATTATCCTGCTGACTGTGGAAAATAATGGGAGGTGACCAAACGATACTGTCTCATGTGACAAAGTCACTGCCTGTAGGATGACACACATGATGACAAATACAGTGACACACACATTGACATGCAATGACAAACTTACTTGGTTGATGGTTAATAAACTAGATCCATTAGTAGTGACTACATCTTGACTGTTGCTAGTAGCAACAGCCAATGAGGTATCATCAACATCAGGTAGTTCTAACTGACTGGGGTCATATCCTCTACCAGTTAAACTAACTAATACTGTTTTGTGTTGGTCAAATTGTATTGGTAGCTCCACCTGTAATAGTGAACTAATTAACACCTTACCTGGTCTCTCCGTCACTTACAATATAAGTCTTCACTTCTTGTGGGGAGAATACAAACTCTATTGCAGTACTACTTCTGGCAGGGACTTCCCCTACTGGTTGTAAACAGTCAATTACACTCACTCCGTAGTTCTCCTGTTAAGATACAATAACTAGTGAACCACTATAGCTGATATTAACTTGTTGTAGTTGATCAAGTGGAGCAGTGTCGATGGAATACTTCACCATCTTGTCTCCACCATTGTACAGCTCATATACCTGTTGTATGATGTCATATTATCACATGTGATGTCATATTATCacatgtgatgtcacatgatctACCTGTTGTGGGAAGGCGTGGCATCCAACAGGTATAGTTGagaaatgatgatggtatgAGGTGAACATGACATAAGGTTGACCAGTAGGGACTGTCACTCCATGGAAGAATAACTATAGGGAAACATGTCATCAtaaggggggagggggaggAAATGTCATCATGGGGGGGGGAGTCACTCACCAAAACTTCACGTCCTCCACCAATCTTCAATAACACAGGTAGTCTACTACTACCACAATGAACATGTCTACAATGACATAACAATgatgtagtatactaacaatgaTATAGTATACTTGCAGTACACTAACACAGTGATATAGTATACTAACACAATGATATAGTATACTAACACGGTGATATACTATACTAACACAATGATATAGTATACTAACACGGTGATATAGTATACTAACACGGTGATGTAGTATACTAACACAATACCTGAAGGACAAAGTGATGATGGTGGTAGAGCCAGGATCAAGATGACCACTCTTAGGGTGGACACTGAATAcatcattatccattatcctCATCTAATGTGATACCAAATAAGGCATTGTACTCAACTAATGGTATGACACCAATACTATGAGGAGTATGTTAACACCATACAACAATTAGGCACATCACTACAACATACATCATATGACATACTAAATAGTGTACCAGTTATAATATAACTTGTTATAACAAGATGTGTTCACCTCATCCTTCTCAACTTGATCAAGTTCTCCAGTATCAGCCCAGTAAGCTGGTTCAAGGAATATGTCCTCTGGGAACTGGAATGCCCTATAATAGTTAGTAAACTACTCAGTATACTACTTATCACTTACTTACCATTGGGTAGGGGTATTCCCCATATTCTCAACTTGTAATTGTATGCTACTAGCAGGATGGTCAACTGGTGATGCTCCAAATGTCACCTCTACTATGGCAGTGGTGTGTACTGCAGCCTTCCTTCTTGTACTATAGTAATATcaactataattatatcaagacaACTACTACGTATGCTAACCTGTATCTTGTCTTGAGAGCGTATCTCAGTTCGCTGGGTGATGGGTCCTGTTGCAATAACTTGTTAAACCTGTTTTAGTGTGATGACATCACATGAGGTCACATGATGTGATAATATACTTGTCAATAGAAAACATGCTCCACAGGCGAGGCTTGTTAAGATGACCCAGACTACCTTGTCCCAGCAATCCGGTCACTGTCATCGTAGGatatactgcatcaaatgaGATAGAACAGATTGTCTCCTTCACAACATGATCATCTCCTGTAACAATGATAGCTAGTACAGTTAGGTGATGGTGGTCTTACTGGGAAGGTTTAGCTGATAGATGACAGTTAAAGTATGACGTCCCCTCACACATGGTCTCATCTTTACCCTAATCACCTTCCTTCCCCCAGCTGGTATAGAGTCCTCATCAACACTCAGTTCTACTCCTACAAGTGCCATCACATCACATGATCTACTACCCGTGATTACTGACCAGCAGGGTTATCCGCATTGCTATGACTACAATCCAGATGTAGGACATGTAGAGATGTGGACAAACAGAAGGACAATTGACATGAAGCAACATTTTGTATGATTATGTCACTAGTTGTAGAGCAACCAACCACTACTGTACTCAACTCCACATTACTAGGATCAGCctgtaataacaataataactgAGTggccgttctattagagtactactaatactctaatagaacagtcactattaGTACAGTTGTAACTACCACAATGGGAACATTTAGTGAAAACCTTCAAATGTCCTAGTTCTCCCTGTCCAGTGATCTTCAGTAATGACTTACACTTCCTAATAAGGTCATTAACACTGCTATGTAAATAGTATCATTACTTACTGAGAAGGGTTTACAGTACTGGCAGCTACCAACTGTGCCTCTAACTTGTACATGATAATGTCCGCTGGTGTGAAGCTCCATAAGTGAGTCTGTGGTGATGCAATATTGCACCGTATGTCACAATATGATGTCACAATATGATGTCACACACACTGGCAGTACCTGTGACTCATAAGGCAACAAAGTGCCGCTGGTTGGGATGACATTGAGCAAATCAGTAGTACAGTCACCCAACAGTCTCCAGTAATAATCAAGTTGTAGACAAGTTGTATTAGTCACTACCAACATGTTAGTTTGACTACATTGTATACATGTTGGCATGAAGTATAAGGTGCCCTGCAATAGGGTATGAAATGGTACTGGTAATAAGACACAGTGTGGCTTACATCATGTTCCAGTGACACTTGAGGACTATCAACCATAATATGTAACAACAAATCCtacaacaaaaacaacaatagtAACATCAACAACAATAGAACTCAGCTATATGACCCCTATTAATTAAAATAGAAactgtttgttctattagagtacatcaagGGTAGGGTATAAGGCTTTATTAGGTATTTGTACTATTATTAAACTGTGGTTGTTGTAGTCTAGTATATATACCACTTCAGCGTATCTACTACTGagcacaacaacaacaacaacaacacacaatACCTCATTATATTTGTCACTACCATTGAGTACAGCCTTGACGACATGTTGATTATTAATAGACTGATCACACCTTGCTGATATTATGAACACctacaacaacaataacaatataatgtgggtgtgtgtataatggtgtagtgtgtggtaGTGGTGTGTGTAGTGAATTACAACAACaccaacaacaacaatattatAATTAATATTGTGGGTGTGTGTACTAGCTAAACTATAGAGTGATCGATACacacagcattactgtattaaaaattattaatttaaaaatgaagtagggatccaagcaataaaagtagtgaaacaagagatgaacgatggtattacatcatagctcagtgggaagtccctactttgaaaTGTTATAACAATTTGATTTtggggattttcccaccaagctatactgtaattataccatcattcatctcttgttttaccactctttattgcttggatccctattccctactgattgaagataaaaggaaagacaaggcgcagaggggcACATgttcatcagaaccccaaaaggcacatcccactggtgaatttgttattgtggtgtaaaatggtggctgtgcgctcCTCAAGTCTTGTACTGTGGTCAGACAGACGAAAATCTGAGTtttgatgatttttaaaaagttcTATATCCAgacacctgtaagtgttttcttgtttttaatgctgaatttgatgttagatggactaatattattccgtaaaggtgatttttgtcgcataagatgtttctaggatgactTTTTAGGGCAGCACTGTAGGTGGTACATGTCATTTTTGGGGAGATCCTTTAtcaccatactgtttgataatgatacacaaagtacacaaacaacattattataattatacacaaacaACATTACTATATGATGTAGTACACAAACAACATTACTAGATGATGTAGTACACAAACTAACACACATTAATACCTGATGATTGTCCTCTAGTAGTCCATGTGATGGGTGGATGGTGTAGTCACTGTGTACATAACACATTAATACAGTATTATACAACAtctactagagatgcaacaatatatcgcgTATCGTATCGCTTAAGACAATATCACTGTATCGATACAAAGTTAAACCGTATCGATATACAGTGTATAgcgtatcgtgatatattgaCATATCGTGGCTTATTAACATgactgacaatcaaattattgtacattgtggttaaactgagtagtatgtaatgcttctcgAAGAAAATTTAGCTCATTTATTTCTCTGAAAAAAACAAAAATCAACATTAAAAAAcaacatagaccattgcttagactccactttgtatcgcACAATATATCgttgtatcgtgatacaccagaggcaatatatcgatacgtctacacactgtatcgttgcatCTCTAACatctacactacactacacacacactacaccacacactacactacactacactacactacactacactacacactacactacatacctGTGCTGTTGAAAGTCGTAAGCAATAGGGCTGTTCCCATTATTAGTCATGACGAGTGTCTGGTGTACTTCATGTCCCACACTGCTGGACGGCATCACTACACAACGAGGGGTAAACAGTGCTCGGGGCAGGTAGGGCTCTGAAGATGACATAAAACTGTTCCCTCTAGCACGAACACTGATACACCATGGTACAGTGATAATACGATCATTGTCTTGTTGTTCTCTCATACTCTTATAACAGATATAACAGTCCATGACACTgtagtagtattggttaggattACACTGTGTTAAtaagtgataattattattattattattaaagtgaTTACTTACTGGACTGAAAGTAACAGTGAAGGAACAACAAGCTCCAGCTACCAGCTCCCTCTCCTCAGGGATCACAGAGAACACACTATTAGCTCCTATAGTAGTAGTTAATACTAACTAGTTGATAATAATGATATACTGACCAGTAGTCCAGATGCAGTACAGCTTGCCCATAGTATGGTTAGTAATGTTCACCTGTAAGTAATGACCACATGTTCTTGATCAATtgatacacactacactatactacacacacacacacgcacaaacacacaacaAACCTTGTTCTCAGTGATTTGCACATCAAACTCAAGTTGTGTGGTGTCTGTAGTAACATGGTGACTAGTGGGATCATGTGATTCACTCAAATACCCCCCATAACTACAGTCCAGTGCAGGTGGTTTCTCCAGTACCTCACTAAAGCTCTAAACAGTTAGAATACACTAGTACGACAGTGGTATTGATATAACACAATTAACCTCAGTCACTAGAAGAGAAGATCCTTCTTCCTTTAGTTTACCAGTTGTGATCAATTGTTGTAGTTGCTACGTGTGTATGACATCATGTGTCAACCCCTCCCCCACACATGGTCACACACCTCGGGAGAGTATCGTGACAGTCCTGTCTCCACTCTATCATTGTATATTGACAAGTGTTTCCCCAGGAGGACAGCTAACAACATGATTGAGATAAGGAACAGTAACCACCCTGTACTCACTTGGTCTAGTAGTCTCAGTATAACCAGTACCAATGAGGTCAATGGTGACTGGTTGTGACATGTGATGTACTATACAGACCAACTTCTTGTGATAAGGGATTGGTCTTGTTGGAGTAAAGTGTATTAGTAGTGAATTAGTAGATCCTGGATTGACCACACCACTGGAACCCTCTGTAGTGAACACTCCTCCATTAGCTGTGATCATCTGAAACTATAAACAATACATCTAATTGTTACTATGCAATGATGTTGTCCCCTTTATCTACAGTATTAGTGATTAATGTACTGTAGTATTGGGGGCTAGTGATTAGTATGTCTTCACATAAAAACAGCTGACCTCTTGACCTTACAAAATTAAACCACAACAGAAAAGCACCTCCATATAAGGATAAAGACCCAACAGGTCTGGCTCCATACCTTACTACCTGTGAAAGAGGACCACCTCTATAAAATGGGTCACAAATACCTCTTGGTCCCAACACGTCTGCTATAAACAGTTGTCCACTACAGTTCTCACCTGATAAACTGCTTTTACTCTTTGAGAATTATTCTTGATAGGGATCATGTGAGCTGAACTAGTACCACAAGCAATGTTACCAAAGTTGACGTATGACTCTGTAATCTCTACATCAGCACCTGTGTAATATGTTGTGTAACATGTTGTGCAATATGTTGTGTAACATGTCATGTTAATGTTGTTCTctcacactacaccacactacaccacacacacacacacacacacacacacacacacacacacacacacacacacacacacacacacacacacacacacacacacacacacacacacacaccacaccacaccacactacacacaacatacaGACTACACTAGGCTATACACAAGTTCAGCAAGTGTTGCACTGCTGGATGACAGCTCAGCGTAGGGGGCTTAACACCAAGAACAATTTTTGATCCTCACACGCTGTAGAAAACTGGAAGTTGACTTGAAATTAAACTTGTGTATTTGATGATATACCAACCAACTATTACATGTGCTCAACATGTACAACAATATGGCCTACACACCTTGTCCTCTCCCAACACATTTGATGGTTATATCACTCACACCTCCTCTAGGTTTGATGGTGAAATGGCCACTACAACTACCTACTAACTGAGGCTGGAACATCACCTGTAGTAATATAGTAGCCCCTAATAACATATCATTATTACTCACCTTAATTCTGTACACTTGTTCTGGTGATATCGTACCAGTATATTCTGAACAACTAAACACCATGTTTGGTATTGTTGTGGTGATGTCAAACGAGGCAGACACCTGTATACACTCACTTTAATTTCAGCCAATCAGAACTGGCTCACTCACCGAAGATACGTTGGTGATATATAAACACTTTACCACAGTCTCTCCCACAGGACTGTCCCCAAATGATAGGGACAGATCTGTAGTTGGAGGGGATTTCCCTCCAGTTGATACTACCAGATGAGGGTATTTACCTAATCAAtacaacaataaacaatttcATGGGTCTACACATAACTAATTAATTGGTTACCTATTCCTTCTAATTTGACTGGTTTCTTGTAATTCTGACTATCACCATAGTAACAGACCCCGGCACCCTCAAACACACTAACAGCCTGTGAGGAGTACgttacatcactgatgaacacAAGACATGTGGTATGATTCTATCAGTAAGCTAGCTAGTGCCTGACACAGATCAATTTTTTGcgtatttgaaatccatctggTCTTTGACATAttcacactcgtcagaaccctcaaaaggcacatcccactggtgagtttgttatcgtggtgtaaaatggtgaccgtgtactgctttgtttggcctccagccttgtgactgtacGTGTGGTCAGGATGACAGGCAGACAAATTTGAGTTCGGTGATTTTTAAagaaattctatatctggctgcctgtaagcgttttcttgtttttaatgttagatggacaaatattattctgtaaaggtaattttcctcgcgtaagatgtctctaggatggttttgaaaggtggcattttaggtgACACCATGTCACATTTGGAGGGATCATTTGATACAAAATATATTCTTTATCACAGTTAGCACTACCACTAAATTCATCACTACACATAATACATAGCTGGTCTACACACGTATGTACATATTGAGGTATACCTTACTGACTACAATATAACTTTATCGGTAAAGTTTAGTTATAGAGAGAGACTTTCACTAACTGATTTCTGTTCTACCTGGCTCTGTTGAGTCCCTGAATAACTTCATTTACACTTCTCAGATGCAATTTTAAGGGCCAATAAAATGGTGCACCATCATCCATGAGCAAATGTGATGATGAAATAAACAAGTACCTCCTAAAGCATTATCATGTATTTAATCATCCACAGTATTAATACTTCCAATAGAAGTGACCCATGATATGACTGTACAACAGAAATTTTTGACAAAAAGGTTGCTGAATTAGTTAAATTTGTTGAGTGTCCCACATATTAGACTAACGATTACATCAACATTTACTTTGATGTGTGGATGGATCTGTCAACTTTTCCTATCAAAATCATAAAATTCACTTTAAATTCTCAACTAAAATGTATTGTATTACTGTaatgtttttttatttttatttttacaagCAGACACAGTAGAGGTGTCCTACAACAGGAACCCTAAACTGTTCTGACACAACATGCACTGCTATACAACATCACACACAAAAGAACACTATAAAATACCTCAGGGTGAAATGAAGCTTGTAGTTTACATACCCCTCTAGGTTTAATCAGTCCATAATGAGGGGTGACCCTGAATGGAGCTGGTACCTCCCACTGGAAGTTAGTCGGCAGGTCAGTAATGTTGGTCAGGTTGAATTCCATTGTAATATTATCAGACACTGCACACATACCAAACTGCAGACTAGATGGTAATGACAAGTTTGGAGTAGGTAATATTGCTCTTAATGGAACAGTGAATGATCCATCATTAGTTAATATTTCAATGTTATCAGCAACAACTCTCTTCTCCAATGGTTTAAACGTTATTGGTAGAGTGTGTGAGGTACCAGAGCCCAGGACTATTGGTTGAGGGAATATTGTACTGAATATTTGTGACTGTGGCATCCTGCAATGTTGCGATGAATGACATACCTCTAGCTGGGTAACTCACTTATATCTAATCTTCTTACTGGTGAGGTGAACATTCTTCAATACTAAAGGTTTAGTGTACTCACCGCCTGGCTCCCAACTCTTATAGGTTAACGCGCTTGGTACTTCAATGCCATGTTTCGTTACTTTACCTCGGGATATACTTTGTGTGGCCATTTTATGTTATGTTGCTATGGCGATAAAGTTCTTCACGCGCTTAAATATATTAGAAATCACTTAGAATTTTGGAGGCGCCCGCCCACCCCTAGCCCTTTGTAAATCTTGCCTTTTCTTGGCAACTCTACTGCTCCAAATGCTTTCATTGCAGCGTTCACACAACTGAAAGTCCACCCACTGGTCCGACACAAAAGCGCTTAAACTCAAGTTAGTCCGTAACTAGTTTTAAGCCACGGCGCTAGCAACAAAGATATTTCCGAGGATACTTCTGCGTTGATTTCTGCAGCTAAACTCCACCAATATCATATCGGTATACATCTTGATGGATGATGTGAGTTACACATTTTTCCTAGAGTTAAATTAACAGTCAAGTTGCAGTCGAAACGCAACCGCAACAAAATACGCGTAGAAACTCAAATTTGGT
This portion of the Dysidea avara chromosome 12, odDysAvar1.4, whole genome shotgun sequence genome encodes:
- the LOC136239729 gene encoding cilia- and flagella-associated protein 65-like gives rise to the protein MATQSISRGKVTKHGIEVPSALTYKSWEPGGEYTKPLVLKNVHLTSKKIRYKMPQSQIFSTIFPQPIVLGSGTSHTLPITFKPLEKRVVADNIEILTNDGSFTVPLRAILPTPNLSLPSSLQFGMCAVSDNITMEFNLTNITDLPTNFQWEVPAPFRVTPHYGLIKPRGVCKLQASFHPEAVSVFEGAGVCYYGDSQNYKKPVKLEGIGKYPHLVVSTGGKSPPTTDLSLSFGDSPVGETVVKCLYITNVSSVSASFDITTTIPNMVFSCSEYTGTISPEQVYRIKVMFQPQLVGSCSGHFTIKPRGGVSDITIKCVGRGQGADVEITESYVNFGNIACGTSSAHMIPIKNNSQRVKAVYQFQMITANGGVFTTEGSSGVVNPGSTNSLLIHFTPTRPIPYHKKLVCIVHHMSQPVTIDLIGTGYTETTRPTVLLGKHLSIYNDRVETGLSRYSPEQLQQLITTGKLKEEGSSLLVTESFSEVLEKPPALDCSYGGYLSESHDPTSHHVTTDTTQLEFDVQITENKVNITNHTMGKLYCIWTTGANSVFSVIPEERELVAGACCSFTVTFSPCNPNQYYYSVMDCYICYKSMREQQDNDRIITVPWCISVRARGNSFMSSSEPYLPRALFTPRCVVMPSSSVGHEVHQTLVMTNNGNSPIAYDFQQHSDYTIHPSHGLLEDNHQVFIISARCDQSINNQHVVKAVLNGSDKYNEDLLLHIMVDSPQVSLEHDGTLYFMPTCIQCSQTNMLVVTNTTCLQLDYYWRLLGDCTTDLLNVIPTSGTLLPYESQTHLWSFTPADIIMYKLEAQLVAASTVNPSQKCKSLLKITGQGELGHLKADPSNVELSTVVVGCSTTSDIIIQNVASCQLSFCLSTSLHVLHLDCSHSNADNPAGVELSVDEDSIPAGGRKVIRVKMRPCVRGRHTLTVIYQLNLPRDDHVVKETICSISFDAVYPTMTVTGLLGQGSLGHLNKPRLWSMFSIDKFNKLLQQDPSPSELRYALKTRYSTRRKAAVHTTAIVEVTFGASPVDHPASSIQLQVENMGNTPTQWAFQFPEDIFLEPAYWADTGELDQVEKDEMRIMDNDVFSVHPKSGHLDPGSTTIITLSFRHVHCGSSRLPVLLKIGGGREVLLFFHGVTVPTGQPYVMFTSYHHHFSTIPVGCHAFPQQVYELYNGGDKMVKYSIDTAPLDQLQQENYGVSVIDCLQPVGEVPARSSTAIEFVFSPQEVKTYIVELPIQFDQHKTVLVSLTGRGYDPSQLELPDVDDTSLAVATSNSQDVVTTNGSSLLTINQAVTLSHETVSFGHLPLFSTVSRIIFLRNNTSHTVSWKLPSDNSQQVLTFSPSSGYLQPMDTTMCRIVFFSQSAPQLYHFTIVCELMDETAVMSYKEQLEVWKEKEEERQHLFTITDDLKKYQALPPIGQSPQLDYEQWNKLDLSVKPKTRPRTKKQSKSPPSQPKPPEPFYLQLTITATTHAVSDYCQQFDDFHLFFIDRQAVTMDTHPNTASEIVSTEEKQMVTSITTLMLKDLLSDGNFTDAVRSITEEPLPFFMQYTQRNRNTGGQAHARHSYAAALEHISKDQQLTGHVMPHDEGHDDMTSEGYNISQKTGDTTVEHSSTSSITSVVKSAQLHTNTTEQLIMLEDSIKHLPDFHGLVEDVLNGTILNIVQETITGEASITKLLPTIATP